From the genome of Nicotiana sylvestris chromosome 1, ASM39365v2, whole genome shotgun sequence:
atttggctatttatgacaaaacagcatcacctgacttatttaatgactctttttatcgtttttcaaattagcaaactcaatattgcaaacacggtctttcaacgtctcggggacgaagatttttaaggctgtgttggtcaactggaccaaatcttaaaaaatgacccaaaggtggttttTTAtacaaagttagccttccggcgtctctttcgggaacatttggctatttatgacaaaacagtatcacctgactctttttatcgtttttcgaattagcaaactcaatattgcaaacacggcctttcaacgtctctgGGACGaaattttttaaggctgtgtgggtcaactggaccaaatcttaaaaaatgacccaaaaggtggctgtttatacaaagtcagccttccggcgtccctttcgggaacattcggctatgtcttgataaaacagcgtcacccgacttctttatgacaaaattaaaatttgacatatatttttggatatttttagcaaaaggggaggttggacaccacccgacttatttatggcaaaattaaaattttgacacgtttttatttatttattggcttttggctattttagcaaaaaggtggggttggacccgatgagggttgcctacgtatctcacacccggtgagaatcaaacccgcgtagttcgggcaatcaagaataagtagatgaactaactttttttttttaattttgcgaaagaactactttaaaagaagaaaggaagtatttttttgattgattttatttttttttaaaagaaagacttctaagatatattttttttgaattttcgttttttttattctgaagaaaagaagaaaatatttttcggaattttacctttaataaaagaaatgcttctcaaaatgttttttgaattttgaattttcttttcaattttgaaagaagaatcaaaatattttcggatttttttttattattattattattttttaaaaaacaattagaaagactttctaaagaagtccataatggaaaatatttttggattttttttgtttttgaaaattgggggtctaaaaacctttctagactttttggtaAGACAATTATTTTTGCAACAagtaaagacatatatatatatatatatatatttatatatttttgaaaaaaataaaaaaaacttttggatttatatatatatatatatatatatatatatatatatatatatatatatatatatatacatgtatatatacttgcgacaaataatgaaagactcttttctttttttctttttttttatttgttgcattttcataaacaactaagtaataataaaaaaatatttttttaaaaaataagactctttttcattttcattttcatggcaaaacaaacttttttttttttttttgaaaaacaaaacagaacaatgatgattttttttctatttttccttttaataaaacaactaataagacattttttcattttctcaaaatatcggcagagttttgacagtatttgtttttttttcaaaataaacaatcaattccctaaccgctatttttcgatttcacaatattcataatattcaaacaccggtcagcgagacaaaataaatgcacggaaaacaaataggatgcatcaggatggtcttttcatatcaggttgctagtcctagacggacccaacccctgtgttgagtcccctaagtcaaatgcaacgtgatgcaaataagcgttcctactagggatccggcatgaagtcacgttattctatgttcaaaacctgggtctaagttcgtctctaaactaaaagaaaatctcttaattatttacatgctgaaaaacgtaacttattagttattagtttacggctaatgcgaatggaaaattgcgatcgagtttgtacaaagaaaaactgctttcattttatattctgttattcaataatactagaacatgagattgaccataatatcaaaacagattaattattctccgattaatttaaactaacattattagatgaagaaagtatacatatgcaacctcattattcattaatcattcaactacatctttatacgaagaaagaaaaattatattcaaccacaaatctaaacaggaggaattcaacaggaacaaagcctgattaatatttcattttttgcttcaagccgagattgtacaaatgtgtacctggaaacagcagtacaagaacaaaagaaggagaagtcagcagcagtaataacacagcaacaacagattcagcaacaccgcaaaccagtacagtaggaatagcagaaaacccaggagactataaacgactccaagtatagagaagaagtaaaaggcaggaaggttctgactatttcagatcttaagcgaggcaatgaagcagtaactattctttttcaacttcaaaactctccaaaatgaattctgcccctgtatattcagtgtatccagaatgtatatcgggtgtatacttctcactccgccccctctttttttcttctctctatctagtttttcctctctttttttccacccttcttcctaaattttctcttctatttatagcaaaattttcgaaattttcagatttgttttttattattttattatttttttaattaaaagaaatcccacttacaaattgcttttatttttttagaaaaataaatcccacctttatttacttttatttttaaaattccaactttaattactttatcttatttaaaatcccactttttatttttttaaaagagaatctcactttatttaacttttctttaaaaaacaaaccactatcttttctttttcttttaaaaatgctactttcaattactttaaattttttaaattttcagatacctttatatttattttttaattccaaccttattttacttttaaattttttaaaactttttactttttttaaattttctacattcttttacttttttttatttttttattttttatttttttaaaatcatatatatatatatatattttaaaataaaataaaaaaaataaaataaaatattttcggatttttttatatataaaaaaaacaaaaaacaaaactattaatagtgataattcaccttttatttttttttatttttttggttttgttttgtgttggacaaaaatgaagagggggtgttgggttaatggagcggaccggatcgacccggtttgaaacggaccgggtcatggggaaagttgggcaattatttgggcctgtggtttgaaattgaagaagtgacccaatccgatttttctttgtatttttgttcttttttcttcttttatttttctaaaactaaattataaaagtacttaaattattattaagaactaaattaagttataaaagcgcaaattaactttctataacaattaacgcacaattaagtaataattaagcataaaattgttcatttggacattaaatgctaaaaatgtaaaagatgcctatttttgtatttttttattaatttaacaaataaacatgcatagacaaacatacaaatagttacacaaaatatcacattACAACACCTACTCATTTTTATTAGCAGTCTAGTTTGATCACATATGGACAAATTCCCATCAGTTGGAGTTGCTTTGCTTCTTCCTCAATTCTTCTAGCAAGGAAACCAAGTTGTTGTCAGAGGATCCACCTTTCTCCACAGCCATTTTAGCCAATTTTCCTAAGGCAGCTGCACGGCTTCGCATTTCCTCAGCTTCCGAACCAACCATCAGTTTGGTCATTGCTCTCTGTATGTTTTCCCTGTTTATGGGGACTCTGCTGTCTGTTCTTTGCGACCAGGCCTGAGCACCTACTGGAACTCCTATCTTTAAAATCTCTACGAGCAGCTTTTCATTAAAAAATTGCTCAGCTGACAGTGGCCACGTAACCATTGGAACTCCAGCAGTTACTCCTTCCAGCGACGAGTTCCATCCGCAGTGAGTGACAAAACCTCCAATTGCTTCATGATCAAGGATCAGCACCTGCGGTGCCCATCCTTTTATTATCAGACCTCGTCCCTTCAGCTTTTCCTCAAATCCTTCTGGCATCCACTCATTCTGCtcttcattttttgtattttgcttcACCACCCAAATAAATTGCTGGTCTGAAGCTTCAAGAGCCATTGCTATCTCAAGCAACTGAGCCGATGAAAAGAACGACATGCTGCCGAAACAGATGTAAACGAccgattttggtttcttggaatTGAGCCAATCTAAACACTGATGCTCAGAAAAGCAGATTTCTTGTCCTCTTTGAGCTTTATCTTCATTGTCCTTATTGCAGAGTGAAACTGGACCAATGTGCCATGCTTTTTTCCCTACCACTTCCCTGTAATGTTTTACATAATTTGGTTCCACCTCATAAAAGCTGTTTACAATAGCTCCATAACTAGTCATTTCTGCTCTCATAACATCTTTAATTATTTCAGTCATTGGGTTTTCTGTTTCATCCTTTATATGGTCAGAGAGCTGTTGTCTTGACATCTTTATTGTGTGAGGAAGGCCAGGGATGATGAACTCTTCTGTGTCAGATTCGACCTTCAAGTGAGGTTTGTATTCCATCAAACTGTGATAAGCACAAATAGGAAGTAAACCGGTGCCACTGAAAACTAGTCTTGGAATTCCCAGCTTGGCTGCAACGTCAACAGTCCAAGGGAAGAGAGTGCTTGCTATTAGACAATCTGGATGATCTTCTTCTAGGAATTGTTCAATTGGTTGTTGAAACAAGTACAGGGCTTTGATGAATTTCTGGGTCATTTCTGTACTAGTAGTAGAAGCTAAGTTTTCACAGCCATCTGGCAATCCAGCTTCTTTGCAAGGGAACTCGATTGTTCGGATGCTAATATCACTGCCCAACTCTCTTTCTCTTTGGATTGTTTTGGAGAATTTAGGTGCGTTGAGAGGAGTGGTGACAAGGGTTGCCTTCACACCACGCCGAGCAAATTGCCTGGCCATGTCCACTAGTGGTATCATGTGGCCTGGAGCCATCACTGGGAAAAAGTATGCATGAAGTTGATCAGTTCTTTTATTCATTGTAGCTAAGGTATAAGTAAAACAATGCTTTACCAGCTGATGAGGGAGAAAAGAATAAAGAGAACAGGAGTTGAAAGAAGATATGAGTAGTTGTATTTCTAGCCTTAGCTCATCCTATTTTTATAGACTAACGAGGATTTGTAAGGGTTCAAGGTTTAAGAAAAGTTTGTTCTGATTTTGGCTTAATGTATCTCATGCAGCATTTACTTGTCAAAGGTATGTAGGTTGCCATTGCTGACCCTTTTCTTTGTTGAAATTTGAGTGATATGCAAGAAAAGTAAATTATCTATAGTTATAAGATTTTTTATGTCTAGATGGGGTTGATCTTAGGCTTTTTCTTGTCATCGTGTCTATTTTTTCTGTCTTGCCGAGGTTAGAGTGGTGAGTTTGAATTGTTTAATATTTTGGATTGCTGTCAAGCACATGTATGGTTGACTTGTTGCTCAGACTTGAGTGGATTGCATTAGAAGCAAATCAGGATGTGCAATTCAGAGTCGATACAACTTAATATATCTACATTACGTTTTTTTACATATGCATACATAGCAATAGGTTCGATCAAATCCAATACGAAGGGCTGGATCTTACTTCCTTTTGGAAAACTACCCTGTATAACCCttcaaaattttaatagcccaAAGTTTTTCCCTTGGACCCGAAATGTCCCTTCGGCCCAATCTTATTACATCTACTAGCCCATAATCCATAAACCACCCACGCTTTTGAATTCACTCGTTTAACTTGGCTCTCTCAAACCACCTTTCTCCTCAAACACAGCTTCTGCATTTTTACTCTTGGTTTCAATGTAAGTCAAAATTTCAGTAGGTTTTCCGATTTTTGTTCATAGTCATCTCTATAATGGGGGAAAAGAAgtctttgaagaaaaaaaagaagatgaagGCATCTCCAAATTCTCTGAAATTAGCCGGTAAATTAGTGAAATATAACCCTAATTTCATTAGCAATGACGATGACGATTTTGAAGATTTACCAGAATTTGGGTGCGATTTGGGGCATGCAACCCTTAAATCTGTTGAAGCAATGCAAAATACCCCTAGTGAAGGAAAGCAAAATACTCCTGTTGATAGAAGGACTCGTTCTCATAGCGGGACTCCCAGCGATAGAGTAACGAGGTCACACACTGCTCAGCATGTAGTTGTTGAAAAAGGTACAAGTTCCAAAAGAAAGATTAAAATAGCGAAAAAGGATGTTGTGAATGATAAGGGTAAATGTTCTAAAAGGAAGGCTAAAAGTGATGGGGATGATGTTCCATCAAAAAAAAGAATAGTTCATGTTGATCAAAAATGTTCTAGCTCATCTGATTTGAAGGTATTTTCTAATAATATAACTTTGACTTGTATGCGcctagtttattttaatatgtagAAATTTAACCAATATGGCAGTTATGTTCCAGATTTGTATATAAAATGTATCATTCTTTTTTATATTGTATATAATGTGTATCAAGTCAATAAGTAATGTGCAACTTTTGTATATAAAGTGTATCATCTATCCACATATTGTATAAGTAATGTTTAAAGTGTGTATTTGTGATTGTTATGAagcttatatatatttatatttttgcgTTGTTTGCAGCTTTGGGATTACTATGTTCCTTTGGCTGATCATTATAGTACCCGTATCAGTGTGCATACAAACTACATTATAGTGGaacatttgaaaaataatttggaTGATCAGCAGATTGAGATGTTTAGAAGAACATGTTTTGGTTATTTTGTGGACTTGCCCGAATTTTTTATACAGAACCAACTTATCCATTCACTATTGCTTAGGGAAGTAGTGCCAACTAAAGATAATGAGTTATGGATTAAAGTGAATAGCACCAAGTTGCGCTTTGGACTTGCAGAGTTTTGTATTATTACAGGTTTAAAGTGTAATGGTGATCCCAATAAGGATTATGAATCTGTCCAGTCAAGTCGTTGATGGAATTGTACTTTCCAAGCATGTCGAAAGTGTCTAAGAAATCGTTAACTAACTGTTTCTTAAACAAGATGAGGAAATCTGATGAGGATGCATTAAAGATTGCAGTGTTGTATTTCATTCACAGTTTCCTGTTTTCTACTACGAATGATGATTTGATAACAAAGAATGATTTTCTGTTGGTTGAATCTGGTGATTTTGAGACTTTCCCTTGGGGAAAAGTGGTTTTAATACTACGTTATGTTCAATAAAGGATAAGGTTCGTAGTAGGAGAGAGATGTACCGATATGGTGGTTTGCCTTTGGCATTCCAGTGTTGGTTTTATGAATGTTGCCCCTATACTCGCAAAAACCTCGGTTGCCAGATTGGAAATCTTATGCCACGTATACTTAACTGGAAAGTAAAGAAGAAGGTGACATTTAAGAGGTTAAGGAAAGAGTTTTTTCTTTTAAGTCAGGAGCAGGTAAAAGATATATATTTCTGATACATGCATTATACATTTCTGATACATGCATTATACATTTCTGATACATTTGGTGATTGctaacttttatttatttatttgtagtTGGTGTTTGGTAACATTTCCCCAACAAATGATGAACAAACAAGGCTTCAATTGGATAACTTTGTCCCGGTTTGtgatgataaaaatgagattcaTATTGAATCTGGAGTCGTGGCTGAAGTTAAAACAAATGCTAAGAAGCACTCCAAAAATAAGCCAGAATCACAATCTATCAACAATGAGAATCCGAATCCACAGTCCAGTAACTTGAATTCAAGCGAGAAAGAGCTGAAACTTATGAGAAGTGAAATCAAGAAGGTACAACTCTATTTTGTCTTTGAGCAGTTCTGACAACTTAATTGATATTCGGTTTCACTTTTCCTTTTATAGGTAAACGACAAGGTTTCATCTTTGAAGAACTTAATGATTTCCTCATTTAAAAAGGTTTTTAAAGCTCTAGGTATACGCAATGCTTCAAAGGTATTCTCATGACTAcgcttatttgttatttttactttttactacaATTTTACAACTTGTTGTATATTTTTTCTGAACAGGGTAATCAAAAAAATGACAACCATCATGATAAGGAATTTTCAGAGAATTTTTGGTAGTGAGGAAGTTATGGAGAAAAATATTGGCATTGAAAAAGTTGTAAAGAAAAATGTTGACAATGAGGTAAGTCTAGAGCAAACTATTGATGTTATGGAGGGTGTGGTGAATGATTCTATACATGATGGTAAAAGTAGTGAAGGAGTTGGTGATGACGAAGCCTGGATTGAGGATGCCGAGCCTGAAATCACTGCAATCACCCAACAGTTTTGTGACAAAAATACTTCTAATATGGGGAGTTTGGTGGATGATTCTGTACAACTTGGTAAAAATAGTTGTGAGGAAGGTGGTGAGGACAATAGCTGGAGTAATGATGTTGAGGCTCAAATAACTGCAATCACTCAAAAGTATTTCAATCAAAATATTGTATATGGTGATTGTTTAGGAGTGGAGAAAAATATTGCTACTATGCAGGAAGATCATATAGTTGTTGTTGATCATGACACACCTGAAATGAACCTAGAGAAAGGAAACCAGCAGGGGTCATGAAGTCACCATTCATAAATTTGACTCTGGTGGCACCATCCAAGTTGTTGAAAATAAGCCAACTAAGTCAAAGAAGCCCATCTTGACTATAAAGTATCCTTTTGAGGGAAATGTTGACAATCTTGTTGATTTCAAAGTATTGTGTAAGTGGAACACTTTCATCAATAGAGGCTTAAGGACTAATGCGCCGTAAGTTTTATGTTTCAGTTTTGtcttatttctttttttgttCTTGTTTATTCTGTGTTATGAACCATATCTTTTTATCATGATTCATCAGGGACAGTGTTTATACAGAGGCTGGCAATAAGCTAAATAAAATCTTTGAATTTGGAGTTGATGATATTGGAGAAAAAAAATGGTTCTTCACATTTGCATATCCCGGCCTACCCTTGTGTGATTCAGTACGTCAACACTTTAACTGTAAAATATAAACTGGTGATATACATTTTTAGTTTTCTCATACTGTAATTTTTTGACTGTGTATATTCTTCACATTTCAgcatattgatgtaattttttacTATTTGAGAAAGAAAGGGAAGTACGGTGTTGATGTTCCAATAAGATTGACAATGACTGCCTGTTGGTTTAACTGTTTGATTTCGAATTTGTACAAGGAATTTTTGGAGAAAAATAGAGATATGAATTTGATTACTGAAACAGATCCAATTGTTGAGTATATACTTGGGTATTTTTTAAGATGTAATGTTCCTTGGTCTACTGTTGATGAAATCCTTTTCCCTATAAATCTGTCTGATAATTGGCACTGGATATTGGCGAGATTGTCATTCAAAGATCTGCACATTTATGTATATGATTCCATGAGTGGCGCGCGACAGAATAGTGCAGTTCGGAGACCAGTTAAGCCATACTCAGTGTTGCTCCCATATTTCCTTCATCGTATTGGTTTTGGGGACACAAAGGAGAATCCTATGGGAATCCCCGCCAATG
Proteins encoded in this window:
- the LOC104228996 gene encoding scopoletin glucosyltransferase-like, whose protein sequence is MNKRTDQLHAYFFPVMAPGHMIPLVDMARQFARRGVKATLVTTPLNAPKFSKTIQRERELGSDISIRTIEFPCKEAGLPDGCENLASTTSTEMTQKFIKALYLFQQPIEQFLEEDHPDCLIASTLFPWTVDVAAKLGIPRLVFSGTGLLPICAYHSLMEYKPHLKVESDTEEFIIPGLPHTIKMSRQQLSDHIKDETENPMTEIIKDVMRAEMTSYGAIVNSFYEVEPNYVKHYREVVGKKAWHIGPVSLCNKDNEDKAQRGQEICFSEHQCLDWLNSKKPKSVVYICFGSMSFFSSAQLLEIAMALEASDQQFIWVVKQNTKNEEQNEWMPEGFEEKLKGRGLIIKGWAPQVLILDHEAIGGFVTHCGWNSSLEGVTAGVPMVTWPLSAEQFFNEKLLVEILKIGVPVGAQAWSQRTDSRVPINRENIQRAMTKLMVGSEAEEMRSRAAALGKLAKMAVEKGGSSDNNLVSLLEELRKKQSNSN
- the LOC138877171 gene encoding uncharacterized protein, whose protein sequence is MRKSDEDALKIAVLYFIHSFLFSTTNDDLITKNDFLLVESGDFETFPWGKVCWFYECCPYTRKNLGCQIGNLMPRILNWKVKKKVTFKRLRKEFFLLSQEQLVFGNISPTNDEQTRLQLDNFVPVCDDKNEIHIESGVVAEVKTNAKKHSKNKPESQSINNENPNPQSSNLNSSEKELKLMRSEIKKVNDKVSSLKNLMISSFKKVFKALGIRNASKRIFGSEEVMEKNIGIEKVVKKNVDNEVSLEQTIDVMEGVVNDSIHDGKSSEGVGDDEAWIEDAEPEITAITQQFCDKNTSNMGSLVDDSVQLGKNSCEEGGEDNSWSNDVEAQITAITQKYFNQNIVYGDCLGVEKNIATMQEDHIVVVDHDTPEMNLEKGNQQGDSVYTEAGNKLNKIFEFGVDDIGEKKWFFTFAYPGLPLCDSHIDVIFYYLRKKGKYGVDVPIRLTMTACWFNCLISNLYKEFLEKNRDMNLITETDPIVEYILGYFLRCNVPWSTVDEILFPINLSDNWHWILARLSFKDLHIYVYDSMSGARQNSAVRRPVKPYSVLLPYFLHRIGFGDTKENPMGIPANDPFEIHVVDGLPTQDNIDCGVYVAVFAEYIIQGSSIPKSIDIDGIRNRYGILLWDYGVKKQRGQAASDDESTGRLKDQIKKDNKKKSKSHSIVDDKSLKDNKKKGQDACWR